A genomic window from Vitis riparia cultivar Riparia Gloire de Montpellier isolate 1030 chromosome 16, EGFV_Vit.rip_1.0, whole genome shotgun sequence includes:
- the LOC117933808 gene encoding maltose excess protein 1-like, chloroplastic gives MVVVGLGVGVGVGSSLPSGTAGWSPLFHSSLRQKPLTHVKHVGNRFYFSPSLSSFHRRLPRLPPVLALDSDLPRPVYRRSEKLKSSKSFEQWDSLTAKFSAGSNLPFLLLQLPQIILNARNLLAGNKSALFAVPWLGMLTGLLGNISLLSYFAKKREAEAVVVQTLGVVSIYAVIVQLAMAGAMPLPHFTVTSIVVASGLVLNFLFYFGLLNSTIWNLWEDFITIGGVSAFPQVIWSTLVPFIPNSILPGAIAFVIGLVAVVMARTGKLPEKGVKFVRAISGWTATLLFMWMPVSQMMTNFLSPENIKGLSAFSMLLAMIGNGLMIPRALFIRDFMWFLGSSWASIFYGWGNLICLYYFNIISREFFLAATVGLYAWIGVAFWRDTKVYGYDSPLASMKELLSGS, from the exons ATGGTGGTTGTTGGTTTAGGAGTTGGTGTGGGTGTTGGGTCTTCGTTGCCTTCCGGCACGGCCGGCTGGAGCCCTTTGTTCCACTCTTCTCTGCGTCAAAAGCCTCTGACCCATGTCAAGCATGTGGGTAATCGGTTCTACTTCAGTCCGTCCTTGTCTTCATTTCATCGTCGACTCCCTCGACTGCCTCCGGTTTTGGCACTTGACTCCGACCTTCCCCGCCCTGTTTATCGG agGTCGGAGAAGTTGAAGAGTAGTAAGAGCTTCGAGCAGTGGGATTCTTTGACGGCCAAGTTCTCGGCTGGGTCGAATCTTCCGTTTCTGTTATTGCAACTGCCTCAGATTATTCTCAATGCTCGCAATCTTTTGGCGGGGAATAAGTCCGCTCTCTTTGCGGTTCCGTGGCTG GGGATGTTAACAGGATTGCTGGGCAATATATCACTGCTTTCATACTTTGCAAAGAAAAGAGAGGCTGAGGCGGTGGTGGTGCAGACATTGGGAGTGGTATCGATATATGCGGTGATTGTTCAGCTGGCAATGGCAGGAGCAATGCCTCTGCCTCACTTCACAGTCACTTCCATTGTGGTGGCTTCCGGtcttgttttgaattttttgttttactttggTTTGCTTAATTCCACTATATGGAACCTTTGGGAAGATTTCATTACCATTGGTGGAGTCTCTGCATTTCCCCAA GTTATATGGTCTACATTAGTGCCATTTATCCCAAACAGTATTTTGCCAGGGGCTATAGCTTTTGTCATTGGTCTTGTGGCTGTTGTTATG GCACGGACTGGAAAACTTCCAGAGAAAGGGGTCAAATTTGTTAGAGCAATATCTGGATGGACTGCTACACTTCTCTTCATGTGGATGCCAGTTTCTCAAATG ATGACAAATTTCCTTAGTCCTGAGAACATCAAGGGTTTATCTGCTTTCTCAATGTTGCTTGCCATGATTGGTAATGGGCTTATGATTCCACGTGCACTTTTTATCCGTGATTTCATGTG GTTCCTTGGTTCATCGTGGGCATCTATTTTTTATGGATGGGGCAACCTTATTTGCTTGTACTA TTTCAACATCATTAGCCGGGAATTCTTCTTGGCAGCAACTGTTGGCTTGTATGCCTGGATAG GAGTTGCTTTCTGGAGAGACACAAAAGTGTATGGGTACGACTCTCCACTTGCATCTATGAAGGAGTTGCTTTCTGGATCTTGA
- the LOC117933870 gene encoding probable folate-biopterin transporter 7 yields the protein MVSGENGEEERRRRIRGLLGLGFCVQGFRCFPWTAINFFLKDGLNAAPSTLQLLQSSANLPMVGKPLYGVVSDAIYIGGQHRIPYIAIGAVLQAVSWLAIAILPSSNISIFTITLYLLLSNLGASIVEVANDAIVAEIGRQPTSSSKKKQASSSGELQSFVWMASSMGGVLGNLLGGVTIDRFSSQAMFLTFGILLAIQFLITITFSESSLHLPKSPSNVGIRKQLSELTFALKKPEIAYSISWFAASYAIIPALTGTMFFYQTQYLKIDSSVLGISKVFGQAAMLLWSIIYNQYLKSVPPRKLISAVQVTMAVFMLSDILFMKGIYRNMGMPDSVYVVIFSGLLEVLYFFKILPFSVLIAQLCPRGCEGSLMAFLMSAIALAFIVSGYLGVALASYVGVTADDFSGMPQGLLIQAACTLVPLFWSSCIPEEKPRTEKKD from the exons ATGGTGTCAGGGGAGAATGGAGAGGAGGAGAGGCGGCGGCGGATCAGGGGACTGCTGGGTCTAGGGTTCTGTGTGCAGGGGTTCAGGTGCTTCCCATGGACTGCCATCAACTTCTTCCTCAAGGACGGCCTTAACGCCGCCCCTTCCACCCTCCAGCTCCTCCAGAGCTCCGCCAATCTCCCCATGGTCGGAAAACCCCTATACGGCGTCGTTTCCGACGCCATCTACATCGGAGGCCAGCACCGCATCCCCTACATCGCCATCGGAG CTGTCCTACAAGCAGTGTCATGGCTTGCTATAGCAATCCTTCCCTCATCAAACATCTCAATCTTCACTATCACCCTGTATCTACTCCTCAGCAATCTTGGTGCTTCAATAGTTGAGGTTGCTAATGATGCCATTGTTGCAGAGATTGGAAGACAGCCCACTTCCTCTTCTAAAAAGAAACAAGCATCTTCCTCTGGTGAGCTCCAGTCCTTTGTTTGGATGGCTTCCTCCATGGGTGGTGTCCTTGGAAACCTGCTAGGTGGTGTCACCATTGACCGCTTCTCATCTCAAGCAATGTTCCTCACATTTGGCATTCTCCTTGCCATCCAGTTTCTCATAACAATTACCTTTAGCGAAAGCTCTCTTCACCTACCCAAGAGTCCATCCAATGTTGGGATCAGAAAACAACTCTCAGAGCTCACTTTTGCATTAAAAAAACCCGAGATTGCTTACTCAATATCATGGTTTGCAGCATCTTATGCCATAATTCCTGCCCTAACAGGCACCATGTTTTTCTACCAAACACAGTATTTGAAGATTGATTCATCAGTACTGGGGATCTCTAAGGTGTTTGGCCAGGCAGCAATGCTTCTGTGGAGCATCATCTACAATCAATACTTGAAGTCTGTCCCACCAAGGAAACTGATCTCTGCCGTTCAGGTAACCATGGCTGTGTTCATGCTTTCAGACATTTTGTTCATGAAGGGGATTTATCGAAACATGGGCATGCCAGACTCGGTATATGTTGTGATTTTCTCGGGTCTTTTAGAGGTTCTCTACTTCTTTAAGATTCTGCCATTCAGTGTTCTAATAGCACAGCTCTGCCCACGAGGATGCGAGGGATCCCTGATGGCATTTCTTATGTCAGCCATCGCCCTTGCATTCATAGTAAGCGGGTATCTTGGGGTGGCGCTAGCCTCATATGTTGGAGTCACCGCAGATGATTTCTCAGGGATGCCGCAAGGCCTGCTGATACAGGCAGCATGTACACTGGTTCCTCTCTTCTGGTCTTCTTGTATCCCAGAAGAAAAACCCAGAACAGAGAAGAAGGATTAG
- the LOC117933871 gene encoding uncharacterized protein LOC117933871 has translation MASGNMKGYFKQKKSGGGRGIAKPKPSKKSTKIQPTHVATLGSDVVQPSTLSAHNLQDDEYDGNETVLRQFDMNIAYGPCLGMSRLARWERAQRLGLNPPKEIETLLKQGKARADCLWDGCV, from the exons atggcTTCAGGCAACATGAAGGGTTACTTCAAGCAGAAGAAGAGCGGAGGAGGAAGAGGAATCGCCAAGCCAAAGCCTTCCAAGAAATCCACTAAGATACAGCCTACCCATGTCGCCACTTTAGGCTCTGATGTGGTCCAACCTTCAACCCTCTCAGCCCATAATCTCCAAG ATGATGAATATGATGGGAATGAGACTGTGTTGAGGCAGTTTGACATGAACATAGCATATGGACCATGCCTAGGGATGAGCAGACTGGCACGATGGGAGCGTGCTCAGCGCCTAGGCCTGAACCCTCCCAAGGAGATTGAAACCCTCCTGAAACAAGGCAAGGCTCGGGCTGACTGCTTGTGGGATGGCTGCGTTTAG